A DNA window from bacterium contains the following coding sequences:
- a CDS encoding 3-keto-5-aminohexanoate cleavage protein yields the protein MIVTCAVTGSSHTPTMNSDIPVTVEDHIRQSVD from the coding sequence GTGATCGTCACGTGTGCGGTGACGGGTTCTTCCCACACGCCGACGATGAACAGCGACATCCCGGTGACGGTGGAGGACCACATCCGCCAGTCGGTCGATG